In one Streptomyces sp. T12 genomic region, the following are encoded:
- a CDS encoding roadblock/LC7 domain-containing protein, with amino-acid sequence MASEAPTAHVSDLDWLMSGLVQRVPHTTSAVLLSCDGLVKSVHGLDPDSADHMAALASGLYSLGRSAGVRFGDGGDVRQVVVELDSSLLFVTTAGSGTCLAVLAGREADAAVLGYEMAMLVKSVRPYLVTAPRQHSVEPPAMRP; translated from the coding sequence ATGGCGAGCGAAGCGCCGACCGCCCATGTGTCCGATCTCGACTGGCTGATGAGCGGCCTCGTGCAGCGCGTACCTCACACCACCAGTGCGGTGCTCCTCTCCTGCGACGGGCTCGTGAAGTCGGTTCACGGCCTCGACCCGGACAGTGCCGACCACATGGCCGCCCTGGCCTCAGGCCTGTACTCCCTCGGCCGCAGCGCCGGGGTCCGTTTCGGCGACGGCGGGGACGTGCGCCAGGTCGTCGTCGAACTCGACTCGAGCCTGCTCTTCGTGACCACGGCCGGCTCCGGCACCTGTCTCGCCGTGCTGGCCGGCCGCGAGGCCGACGCGGCGGTGCTGGGCTACGAGATGGCGATGCTGGTCAAGAGCGTCCGCCCCTACCTGGTCACCGCCCCGCGGCAGCACTCCGTCGAACCGCCGGCGATGAGGCCTTGA
- a CDS encoding LysM peptidoglycan-binding domain-containing M23 family metallopeptidase: MPAKGKHRRPKSQRFTRSIAVAGTGGAALALPLIGATGAHAAPSQSVSEKAVQSLPSAEKKAVQKKAAEKKTGVRTYSVRVGDYLSKIADEQNVSGGWKKLYADNREAVGEDPSLIHPGLKLTIGKKAAASAPKSSSPSSSSSSSAPSKDSSAEKSSAAKKTTTAARSAETTSTASGFSAPVAGAAVSTAYKVAGSMWSSGYHTGVDFVTPTGTALKAVGAGTVVSAGWGGAYGNQVVVQLADGYYAQYAHLSSLSVSAGQAVTAGQQLGLSGATGNVTGPHLHFEVRTTPDYGSDVDPVAYLRSKGIPVG; the protein is encoded by the coding sequence ATGCCCGCGAAGGGTAAGCACCGCCGTCCGAAGTCCCAGCGCTTCACCCGCTCCATCGCCGTCGCCGGAACCGGTGGCGCCGCTCTCGCCCTCCCGCTCATCGGGGCCACGGGTGCCCACGCCGCTCCCTCTCAGTCCGTTTCGGAAAAGGCCGTTCAGTCTCTTCCGTCCGCCGAGAAGAAGGCGGTCCAGAAGAAGGCCGCCGAGAAGAAGACGGGTGTGCGGACCTATTCGGTGAGGGTCGGCGACTACCTCTCGAAGATCGCCGACGAGCAGAACGTCAGCGGTGGCTGGAAGAAGCTCTACGCCGACAACCGCGAGGCCGTCGGCGAGGACCCGTCGCTGATCCACCCCGGCCTGAAGCTCACGATCGGCAAGAAGGCTGCGGCGAGCGCCCCCAAGTCCTCGTCGCCTTCCTCTTCTTCCTCCTCTTCGGCGCCCTCCAAGGACTCGTCCGCTGAGAAGTCCTCCGCCGCGAAGAAGACGACCACGGCCGCCCGGAGCGCCGAGACCACCAGCACCGCCAGTGGCTTCTCCGCCCCCGTCGCCGGTGCCGCCGTCAGCACCGCCTACAAGGTGGCGGGCAGCATGTGGTCCAGCGGCTACCACACCGGCGTGGACTTCGTGACCCCGACCGGTACCGCGCTGAAGGCCGTGGGCGCGGGCACGGTCGTCTCCGCGGGCTGGGGCGGCGCCTACGGCAACCAGGTCGTCGTCCAGCTCGCCGACGGCTACTACGCCCAGTACGCCCACCTGTCGTCGCTCTCCGTCTCGGCCGGCCAGGCCGTGACCGCGGGCCAGCAGCTCGGCCTCTCCGGCGCGACCGGCAACGTGACCGGCCCGCACCTCCACTTCGAGGTCCGCACCACGCCGGACTACGGCTCGGACGTGGACCCGGTCGCCTACCTCCGCTCGAAGGGCATCCCGGTCGGCTGA
- a CDS encoding ATP/GTP-binding protein, with amino-acid sequence MDYDDSSDPFPTALKILVAGGFGVGKTTFVGAVSEIAPLSTEELLTTVSAATDSLEGVENKVETTVAMDFGRITLDPEHVLYLFGTPGQERFWFMWDELSEGALGAVILADTRRLEDCFAAVDFFEQRGLGFIVAINEFDGAYRYDPEEVRAAIDLDPEIPIVRCDARISSSGVQTLLTLVRHLIAHTPAHAPSHGAHM; translated from the coding sequence ATGGACTACGACGACAGCTCTGACCCGTTCCCCACCGCGCTGAAGATCTTGGTGGCGGGAGGGTTCGGAGTCGGCAAGACGACCTTCGTGGGCGCGGTGAGCGAGATCGCGCCACTCAGCACGGAGGAACTGCTCACTACGGTCAGCGCCGCGACCGACAGTCTGGAGGGTGTCGAGAACAAGGTCGAGACGACGGTCGCCATGGACTTCGGCCGCATCACGCTCGACCCGGAACACGTGCTCTATCTGTTCGGCACGCCCGGACAGGAACGCTTCTGGTTCATGTGGGACGAACTCTCGGAGGGCGCGCTCGGCGCGGTCATCCTCGCCGACACCCGGCGCCTGGAGGACTGTTTCGCGGCCGTCGACTTCTTCGAGCAGCGCGGTCTCGGCTTCATCGTCGCGATCAACGAGTTCGACGGCGCCTACCGATACGACCCCGAGGAGGTCCGCGCCGCCATCGACCTCGACCCGGAGATCCCCATCGTCCGCTGCGACGCCAGGATCTCCAGCTCCGGTGTCCAGACCCTGCTGACCCTCGTCCGGCACCTCATCGCCCACACGCCGGCACACGCGCCGAGCCACGGCGCCCACATGTGA
- a CDS encoding DUF6250 domain-containing protein, with product MTTTRRAFGALAAGAALAALAPAGTASATPRHRRLIAHDDFRHGLGQWAVELEKGGTVTASRGVLEVDVPAGATVWFKKRLEGPYVIEYTATPISAGGVNDRVSDLNNFWNATDVRSPGDIFATSRGGALAEYDYLKTYYVGYGANTNTTTRLRRYVGQAGVRPLIYDYTEPLLVANEPNRVRIVSDGSTVRWWNNGRLVFDYTDQEPYTGGHFAFRTTWSHFRISDFRVWRLSPQRP from the coding sequence ATGACGACCACGCGTAGAGCCTTCGGAGCCCTGGCCGCCGGCGCCGCCCTCGCAGCCCTCGCTCCGGCGGGGACGGCGAGCGCCACGCCCCGCCACCGTCGCCTCATCGCCCACGACGACTTCCGTCACGGCCTGGGGCAATGGGCGGTGGAACTCGAGAAGGGCGGCACCGTCACCGCCTCCCGCGGGGTCCTGGAGGTCGACGTACCCGCCGGAGCGACGGTCTGGTTCAAGAAGCGGCTGGAAGGGCCGTATGTCATCGAGTACACGGCCACGCCCATATCGGCAGGCGGTGTCAACGACCGCGTCTCCGACCTGAACAACTTCTGGAACGCGACCGACGTCCGCTCCCCTGGCGACATCTTCGCCACCTCGCGCGGCGGGGCACTGGCGGAGTACGACTACCTCAAGACGTACTACGTCGGCTACGGCGCCAACACCAACACCACGACGAGGCTGCGCCGGTACGTCGGCCAGGCCGGGGTCCGCCCACTGATCTACGACTACACGGAGCCGCTGCTCGTGGCGAACGAGCCCAACCGCGTCCGGATCGTCTCCGACGGCTCGACCGTGCGGTGGTGGAACAACGGGCGGCTCGTCTTCGACTACACCGACCAGGAGCCCTATACCGGTGGCCACTTCGCCTTCCGGACCACCTGGAGCCACTTCCGGATCAGCGACTTCCGGGTGTGGCGGTTGAGCCCACAACGCCCCTGA
- a CDS encoding DUF742 domain-containing protein, with amino-acid sequence MTAAGDGPWLDDAAGRLVRPFTVSNGRTRPTIALDLMSQVMATGATPLGYLGPEHEQALDLCRAPVSVAEVAAHLKLPAVVTKVLLSDLVDGGALTTKPPEFHHNPTDRALLEAVLDGLRRQL; translated from the coding sequence GTGACGGCGGCCGGCGACGGGCCTTGGCTCGACGACGCGGCCGGACGGCTGGTGCGCCCTTTCACGGTCAGCAACGGCCGTACCCGGCCCACCATCGCGCTCGACCTCATGTCGCAGGTGATGGCCACCGGGGCGACCCCCCTCGGCTACCTCGGCCCTGAGCACGAGCAGGCGCTGGACCTGTGCCGCGCCCCCGTCTCGGTCGCCGAGGTCGCCGCCCACCTGAAGCTGCCGGCGGTGGTCACCAAGGTGCTGCTGTCGGACCTCGTCGACGGCGGGGCGCTCACCACCAAGCCCCCCGAGTTCCACCACAACCCGACAGACCGGGCTCTTCTGGAGGCAGTGCTCGATGGACTACGACGACAGCTCTGA
- a CDS encoding MBL fold metallo-hydrolase translates to MAGFRFPSSGLSALRPEAFGVDPSGERMARIRNSPHFRDGVFQNPGGAARTRPSGSMTEFAKVFFDKDTRPRRAPKGTVPVHPTTYADLAKPPVGGLRLTWMGHSSVLAEIDGHRVLFDPVWGERCSPFPFAGPKRLHPVPLPLAALGPVDVVVISHDHYDHLDLPTIKALAGTDTLFAVPLGVGAHLEHWGVSADRLRELDWHEATKVGGLTLTATPARHFCGRGLRNTQHTLWASWVVASDEHRIYHSGDTGYFDGFKDIGADHGPFDSTMIQLGAYSDFWPDIHMTPDEGVRAHLDLQGGDPSVGVMLPIHWGTFNLATHPWAEPGEWTMRATHKAGVTMAAPLCGEPFEPASVPPVTPWWREAAEAPAEGWPAWPPVAPEPDTVVVA, encoded by the coding sequence GTGGCCGGTTTTCGTTTCCCGAGCTCCGGGCTCAGCGCCCTGCGGCCCGAGGCCTTCGGCGTGGACCCGAGCGGTGAGCGCATGGCGCGCATCCGTAATTCGCCGCACTTCCGGGACGGGGTCTTCCAGAACCCCGGAGGTGCCGCCCGGACCAGACCCTCGGGCTCGATGACGGAGTTCGCGAAGGTCTTCTTCGACAAGGACACCCGGCCCCGCCGTGCCCCGAAGGGCACCGTGCCGGTTCACCCCACCACCTACGCCGACCTCGCGAAGCCTCCCGTCGGCGGGCTCCGCCTGACCTGGATGGGACACTCGAGCGTCCTCGCGGAGATCGACGGCCACCGGGTGCTCTTCGACCCCGTGTGGGGCGAGCGCTGCTCCCCCTTCCCCTTCGCCGGGCCCAAGCGGCTGCATCCGGTGCCGCTGCCGCTCGCCGCGCTCGGGCCGGTCGACGTCGTCGTCATCTCGCACGACCACTACGACCACCTCGACCTGCCCACGATCAAGGCACTGGCCGGCACGGACACGCTCTTCGCCGTACCGCTCGGCGTGGGCGCCCACCTCGAACACTGGGGTGTCTCCGCCGACCGGCTGCGCGAGCTGGACTGGCACGAGGCGACGAAGGTCGGCGGACTCACCCTGACCGCCACCCCGGCCCGCCACTTCTGCGGTCGCGGACTGCGCAACACGCAGCACACACTCTGGGCGTCCTGGGTCGTCGCCTCGGACGAACACCGGATCTACCACAGCGGTGACACCGGCTACTTCGACGGCTTCAAGGACATCGGCGCCGACCACGGCCCGTTCGACTCCACGATGATCCAGCTCGGCGCCTACTCGGACTTCTGGCCCGACATCCACATGACGCCGGACGAGGGCGTCCGGGCCCACCTCGACCTTCAGGGCGGCGATCCGTCCGTGGGCGTCATGCTGCCGATCCACTGGGGCACCTTCAACCTGGCGACGCATCCCTGGGCGGAGCCGGGGGAGTGGACGATGCGGGCCACGCACAAGGCCGGGGTCACCATGGCGGCTCCGCTCTGCGGCGAGCCCTTCGAACCGGCCTCGGTGCCGCCGGTGACGCCGTGGTGGCGTGAGGCGGCCGAGGCGCCCGCCGAGGGCTGGCCGGCGTGGCCGCCGGTCGCGCCGGAGCCGGACACTGTGGTGGTCGCCTAG
- a CDS encoding alpha-galactosidase → MLEISDNGRTWLLTGPTSSYAIHLTDGDELLHLHWGPRIALADAEALAVRPLPEYWPFESPLDGREEYPVEGGPRFVRPALSVRAEERRGTEWGFEHYEAEGDELRLRFGDGGLDVTLHYRMRGDVVERWMTLDNHGSALELLRADSATWTLPDREDWRLSQLHGRWGAESRLARSPLTYGEKVIGSRRGHTGHQHLPWVALDTDATEERGEVYGCALGWSGSWRIAVAQLPDARVQITGGAGHDDSGLLRLAAGESFVTPVFAGLWSDGGFGGASRAWHAYQRAYVIPDADRDRPVLFNSWEATEFDISEEQQSVLARRAAAIGVELFVVDDGWFGTRTSDRAGLGDWAPNPDRFPSGLKPLAEYVHALGMQFGIWVEPEMVNPDSELYRAHPDWVQHQTGRKRTEFRNQLVLNLARDDVQEYLWEQLDGLLSSAPIDYVKWDFNRCFTDAGWPGEPYPQRLWVDHVRALYRLLDRLRAAHPGVAFESCSGGGGRIDLGVLSRTDQVWTSDNTDPLDRLAIQHGFSQIHPARVMAAWVTDSPNAMLNHRASSLRFRFVSAMAGVLGVGGDLTRWSEDELAEAGKWVTLYKEIRPVVQRGDLYRLRPPRGGLSAVQYVLGDETVVLAWLQAQSYGEAVPALRLRALDPTASYECLETGEIHRGAVLAHHGLRTGLRGDLDATVIRLRRI, encoded by the coding sequence ATGCTGGAGATCTCCGACAACGGCCGTACGTGGCTCCTGACCGGGCCGACCAGCAGTTACGCCATCCATCTGACCGACGGCGACGAACTCCTGCACCTGCACTGGGGGCCACGGATCGCCCTCGCCGACGCCGAGGCCCTCGCCGTACGCCCGCTGCCGGAGTACTGGCCCTTCGAGTCCCCGCTCGACGGACGCGAGGAGTACCCCGTCGAGGGTGGCCCCCGCTTCGTACGGCCCGCCCTGTCCGTGCGCGCCGAGGAGCGGCGCGGCACCGAGTGGGGCTTCGAGCACTACGAGGCCGAGGGCGACGAGCTGCGGTTGCGCTTTGGTGACGGCGGACTGGACGTCACCCTGCACTACCGGATGCGCGGGGACGTCGTGGAGCGCTGGATGACCCTGGACAACCACGGGTCCGCCCTGGAACTGCTGCGCGCCGACTCGGCCACCTGGACGCTGCCCGACCGGGAGGACTGGCGGCTGTCCCAGTTGCACGGCCGCTGGGGCGCCGAGTCCCGGCTGGCGCGGTCCCCGCTCACCTACGGTGAGAAGGTCATCGGCAGCCGGCGCGGGCACACCGGCCACCAGCACCTGCCGTGGGTCGCGCTCGACACGGACGCCACCGAGGAGCGTGGCGAGGTCTACGGCTGCGCCCTCGGCTGGTCCGGGTCCTGGCGCATCGCCGTGGCCCAACTCCCGGACGCGCGCGTGCAGATCACCGGCGGGGCCGGTCACGACGACTCGGGCTTGCTGCGGCTGGCGGCGGGGGAGTCCTTCGTGACGCCCGTCTTCGCCGGGTTGTGGAGCGACGGTGGCTTCGGCGGGGCGAGCCGGGCCTGGCACGCGTATCAGCGCGCGTATGTGATCCCGGACGCCGACCGGGACCGGCCGGTGCTGTTCAATTCCTGGGAGGCGACGGAGTTCGACATCTCCGAGGAGCAGCAGAGTGTGCTCGCGCGGCGGGCCGCGGCCATCGGCGTCGAGCTGTTCGTGGTCGACGACGGCTGGTTCGGGACGCGCACCAGCGACCGCGCCGGGCTCGGCGACTGGGCGCCCAACCCCGACCGCTTCCCGTCGGGCCTCAAGCCGCTCGCCGAGTACGTGCACGCGCTCGGGATGCAGTTCGGCATCTGGGTCGAACCGGAAATGGTCAATCCGGACAGCGAGCTGTATCGCGCCCACCCGGACTGGGTGCAGCATCAAACGGGACGAAAGCGGACGGAATTCCGCAATCAGCTCGTACTGAACCTCGCACGCGACGACGTCCAGGAGTACCTCTGGGAGCAGCTCGACGGGCTCCTCTCCAGCGCCCCCATCGACTATGTGAAGTGGGACTTCAACCGTTGCTTCACCGACGCCGGCTGGCCCGGTGAGCCGTACCCGCAGCGCCTGTGGGTCGACCACGTGCGCGCCCTGTACCGCCTGCTGGACCGGCTGCGTGCCGCTCACCCGGGCGTCGCCTTCGAGTCCTGCTCGGGCGGTGGCGGGCGGATCGACCTCGGCGTGCTGAGCCGCACGGACCAGGTGTGGACCTCGGACAACACCGACCCCCTCGACCGGCTCGCCATCCAGCACGGCTTCAGTCAGATCCACCCGGCCAGGGTCATGGCCGCCTGGGTCACCGACAGCCCGAACGCCATGCTCAACCACCGTGCCAGCTCGCTGCGCTTCCGGTTCGTGAGCGCCATGGCGGGAGTGCTCGGCGTCGGCGGCGATCTCACCCGGTGGAGCGAGGACGAGCTCGCCGAGGCCGGGAAGTGGGTGACGCTCTACAAGGAGATCCGGCCCGTGGTGCAGCGTGGCGACCTCTATCGGCTGCGGCCGCCGCGGGGCGGGCTGAGCGCGGTGCAGTACGTGCTGGGGGACGAGACGGTCGTCCTCGCCTGGCTCCAGGCCCAGAGTTACGGCGAGGCCGTCCCAGCGCTGCGGCTGCGCGCTCTCGACCCGACAGCATCGTACGAATGCCTTGAAACGGGCGAAATTCACAGAGGTGCCGTATTGGCGCATCATGGACTGCGCACCGGCTTGCGTGGCGACCTTGATGCGACGGTTATCCGACTGCGTCGCATCTAG
- a CDS encoding Glu/Leu/Phe/Val dehydrogenase dimerization domain-containing protein: protein MTTPLLSLTWTDHVTGRQGFLVVDRLVRGVSSGGLRMRPGCTLDEVTGLARGMSMKEALHYDPEARYVPLGGAKGGIDCDPRDPEAYGLLVRYLRTMRPYIESFWTTGEDLGLTQDVVDRAAAEVGLVSSVQAVYPLLDDEAGARRRLADAFAVAVDGIGLDELVGGCGVAESVLTALDRAGVPYWRTRVAVQGLGTMGGATARFLTRAGLTVVAVADIKGTIANPAGLDIETLLAARDAYGTVDRAALRPGDRELPGDAWLSVEAEVLVPAAVSYAIDAANQGRITARWIAEAANMPVRPEAEELLAARGITVLPDIVVNSATNAWWWWTLFGDIGPDADEAFARTQRSLRALTDHILARAEAYGTTPRAAAYAIAADRLPVIAERFGLHR, encoded by the coding sequence ATGACCACCCCCCTGCTGTCGCTCACCTGGACCGACCACGTCACCGGCCGCCAGGGCTTCCTGGTCGTCGACCGGCTGGTGCGCGGCGTGTCCAGCGGCGGGCTGCGGATGCGGCCGGGCTGCACGCTGGACGAGGTCACCGGGCTCGCCCGCGGCATGAGCATGAAGGAAGCCCTGCACTACGACCCCGAGGCGCGGTACGTCCCCCTGGGCGGCGCCAAGGGCGGCATCGACTGCGATCCCCGCGATCCGGAGGCGTACGGGCTCCTGGTGCGCTACCTGCGGACCATGCGGCCGTACATCGAGAGCTTCTGGACCACGGGCGAGGACCTCGGTCTCACCCAGGACGTGGTCGACCGGGCGGCCGCCGAGGTGGGGCTCGTCTCGTCCGTCCAGGCCGTGTATCCGCTGCTCGACGACGAGGCAGGCGCCCGTCGGCGGCTCGCGGACGCGTTCGCGGTCGCGGTGGACGGCATCGGGCTCGACGAGCTGGTCGGCGGCTGCGGGGTCGCCGAGTCGGTGCTCACGGCGCTGGACCGGGCCGGTGTGCCGTACTGGAGGACGCGCGTCGCCGTACAGGGGCTCGGAACCATGGGCGGGGCCACGGCGCGCTTCCTCACGCGCGCGGGGCTCACGGTCGTGGCCGTCGCCGACATCAAGGGCACGATCGCCAACCCGGCGGGCCTCGACATCGAGACCCTGCTCGCGGCACGGGACGCGTACGGCACGGTCGACCGCGCCGCGCTGCGCCCCGGCGACCGTGAACTGCCGGGCGACGCCTGGCTGTCGGTCGAGGCGGAGGTGCTGGTGCCGGCGGCCGTCTCGTACGCGATCGATGCCGCGAACCAAGGGCGGATCACCGCCCGCTGGATCGCCGAGGCGGCCAACATGCCCGTACGGCCCGAGGCGGAGGAACTGCTGGCCGCGCGGGGCATCACCGTGCTGCCGGACATCGTGGTCAACTCGGCCACGAACGCCTGGTGGTGGTGGACGCTGTTCGGCGACATCGGCCCGGACGCGGACGAGGCGTTCGCCCGCACGCAACGCTCGCTGCGCGCCCTGACCGACCACATCCTGGCCCGCGCGGAGGCCTACGGGACGACACCCCGGGCCGCCGCGTACGCCATCGCGGCCGATCGGCTGCCGGTGATCGCGGAGCGCTTCGGCCTGCACCGGTGA
- a CDS encoding SGNH/GDSL hydrolase family protein — protein sequence MIGSYVAVGDSFTEGVGDPGPDGAFVGWADRFAVLLADRRPEGAFNYTNLAVRGKLLDQIVEDQLPKAVELAPDLVSFCAGGNDIIRPGTDPDEVAERFERAIIRLTSAVGTVMVTTGFDTRGVPVLKHLRGKIATYNGHVRAIADRYGCPVLDLWSLKTVQDRRAWDGDRLHLSPEGHTRVALRAGQVLGLEVPADPDQPWPPLPPRGTLEIRRDDVHWAREYLVPWIGRRLRGESSGDHVTAKGALSPDDIKMRIESVA from the coding sequence GTGATCGGGTCGTACGTTGCGGTGGGGGACAGCTTCACCGAGGGCGTCGGCGACCCCGGTCCCGACGGGGCGTTCGTCGGCTGGGCCGACCGGTTCGCGGTACTGCTCGCGGACCGGCGGCCCGAGGGCGCCTTCAACTACACGAACCTCGCCGTACGCGGCAAACTGCTCGACCAGATCGTCGAGGACCAGCTTCCGAAGGCCGTCGAACTGGCCCCGGACCTGGTCTCGTTCTGCGCGGGCGGCAACGACATCATCCGACCCGGAACCGACCCCGACGAGGTGGCCGAGCGCTTCGAGCGGGCGATCATCCGGCTCACCTCCGCCGTCGGCACCGTCATGGTGACGACCGGCTTCGACACCCGTGGCGTGCCCGTGCTGAAGCATCTGCGCGGCAAGATCGCCACCTACAACGGTCATGTGCGGGCCATCGCCGACCGGTACGGCTGTCCGGTGCTCGACCTGTGGTCCCTGAAGACCGTTCAGGACCGCAGGGCCTGGGACGGCGACCGGCTCCACCTGTCTCCCGAGGGGCACACACGCGTGGCGCTGCGCGCGGGCCAGGTCCTCGGCCTGGAGGTGCCGGCCGACCCGGATCAGCCCTGGCCGCCGCTCCCGCCCCGCGGCACTCTCGAGATCCGCAGGGACGACGTCCACTGGGCGCGGGAGTACCTGGTGCCGTGGATCGGACGGCGCCTGCGCGGTGAGTCGTCGGGGGACCATGTGACGGCCAAGGGCGCGCTGTCCCCGGACGACATCAAGATGCGGATCGAATCGGTGGCTTGA
- a CDS encoding GDSL-type esterase/lipase family protein: MSGVDRRTSLAAAVAVGLLLGAQQPALASGDPNVVRPDDRRLAYEGHWGRTAEAATTVNSGSRLRFRFTGSSIHALFDVASITVPAQVYVSVDGRPKRLRAVDRSDLEITAEGRGPHSVEISVKDVFSRANRWTPPLETGVVLTGLRLGDGGHLLHQPARSARKLVFYGDSITQGVMALCEVNTSDCADGTAAYPTLVADALRASLTQVGFGRQGVIQTGNGGVPAAADAYGWNHVGSRADSDRRADVIVVNQGTNDATYGSDAFRAAYRAYLDQLRAAAPHARILALRPFNGAHADDIAAVVGELADPRTEFVDTTDWLSPADGDFNGTVHPSAQGHRRVADRLIALLAKEL; this comes from the coding sequence GTGTCCGGCGTCGACAGACGTACGTCCCTGGCCGCCGCGGTGGCCGTGGGGTTGCTCCTCGGTGCCCAGCAGCCCGCTTTGGCGTCCGGTGACCCGAACGTCGTACGGCCTGACGACAGGCGTCTGGCCTACGAGGGGCACTGGGGCCGGACCGCCGAGGCGGCCACCACCGTCAACTCGGGCTCCCGGCTGAGGTTCCGCTTCACCGGCAGCAGTATCCACGCTCTCTTCGACGTCGCCTCGATCACCGTGCCCGCGCAGGTCTATGTGTCGGTCGACGGCAGGCCGAAGCGGCTGCGCGCGGTCGACCGGAGCGATCTGGAGATCACGGCGGAGGGTCGGGGACCCCACTCGGTCGAGATCTCCGTCAAGGACGTCTTCTCCCGGGCCAACCGCTGGACTCCGCCGCTTGAGACGGGTGTCGTCCTGACCGGACTGCGCCTCGGCGACGGCGGACACCTGCTGCATCAACCTGCTCGCAGCGCCCGGAAGTTGGTCTTCTACGGCGACTCCATCACGCAGGGCGTCATGGCTCTGTGCGAGGTGAACACCTCCGACTGCGCCGACGGGACAGCGGCCTACCCCACACTCGTCGCCGACGCCCTGCGCGCCTCGCTCACTCAGGTCGGCTTCGGTCGCCAGGGTGTGATCCAGACCGGCAACGGGGGAGTGCCGGCCGCGGCGGACGCGTACGGCTGGAACCACGTGGGCTCCCGGGCCGATTCCGACCGCCGGGCCGACGTGATCGTGGTGAACCAGGGCACCAACGACGCGACGTACGGCTCGGACGCATTCCGGGCGGCCTATCGTGCCTACCTCGACCAGCTGCGGGCCGCCGCGCCGCACGCCCGCATCCTCGCGCTGCGCCCGTTCAACGGCGCACACGCCGACGACATCGCCGCCGTGGTCGGTGAACTCGCCGACCCGCGCACCGAGTTCGTCGACACGACCGACTGGCTCTCCCCGGCGGACGGTGACTTCAACGGCACCGTCCACCCCAGCGCCCAAGGCCATCGCAGGGTGGCCGACCGACTGATCGCCCTGCTCGCAAAGGAGCTCTAG
- a CDS encoding GAF domain-containing protein — protein MSYGPPRPVARLLLTPEDKEAPARAQRLLRLGLGEQADPALDVFADHLAALTGAPYAMVNFIGENRQFFAGLHVRHAVSLAQADDSKPQLGRHMGRDHGFCPHVVVRRKALVLEDVRDYPRFAGNPIVDEFGIRSYLGAPLIDSMGMALGTVGVVDVEPRPWGKAGLETIKASAAELAVRLERRAVDGLPL, from the coding sequence ATGAGCTACGGCCCACCCCGCCCGGTCGCTCGCCTGCTGCTCACCCCCGAGGACAAGGAGGCCCCCGCCCGCGCACAGCGACTGCTGAGACTGGGCCTGGGAGAGCAGGCGGACCCGGCCCTCGACGTCTTCGCGGACCATCTGGCCGCACTCACCGGGGCGCCGTACGCCATGGTCAACTTCATCGGCGAGAACCGGCAGTTCTTCGCCGGCCTGCATGTGCGGCACGCCGTGAGCCTTGCGCAGGCCGATGACAGCAAGCCGCAGCTGGGCCGCCATATGGGGCGCGACCATGGGTTCTGCCCCCATGTGGTCGTCCGACGCAAGGCGCTGGTCCTGGAAGACGTCCGCGACTATCCGCGGTTCGCGGGGAACCCGATCGTCGACGAGTTCGGTATCCGCTCCTATCTGGGCGCCCCGCTCATCGACTCCATGGGTATGGCGCTGGGCACGGTGGGCGTCGTCGACGTGGAGCCGCGGCCGTGGGGGAAGGCCGGGCTGGAGACGATCAAGGCATCGGCGGCGGAGCTGGCGGTGCGGCTGGAGCGGCGGGCGGTGGACGGGCTGCCGCTGTAA
- a CDS encoding TetR/AcrR family transcriptional regulator → MARVRLSVAERREELLRAAVEQIEARGVSAVRIADVASVLGVSNALVLYHFATKEKLVAAAFAHAAESDLARLRRLLGRRTTALRRLRAAVRWYAPTGQAKGWRLWIEGWAAALREPALQEVTRDLDRQWKAAIAEVIAQGVAADEFRCPDPTGTALRLTALLDGLAVQLTSYRGAVSRARAQEWVDEALARELGLEREALTASVR, encoded by the coding sequence GTGGCAAGAGTGCGGTTGAGCGTGGCCGAGCGGCGTGAGGAGTTGCTGCGGGCCGCCGTCGAGCAGATAGAGGCGCGGGGCGTGTCGGCGGTCAGGATCGCCGACGTGGCCTCGGTGCTCGGGGTGAGCAACGCGCTGGTGCTCTATCACTTCGCCACGAAGGAGAAGCTGGTCGCGGCCGCGTTCGCCCACGCGGCGGAGAGCGACCTGGCCCGTCTGCGCAGGCTGCTGGGCCGCCGTACAACGGCGCTGCGACGGCTGCGGGCGGCGGTGCGCTGGTACGCGCCGACCGGCCAGGCCAAGGGCTGGCGGCTGTGGATCGAGGGCTGGGCGGCGGCGCTGCGCGAGCCCGCGTTGCAGGAGGTCACACGGGACCTGGACCGGCAGTGGAAGGCGGCCATCGCCGAGGTCATCGCGCAGGGCGTGGCCGCGGACGAGTTCCGCTGCCCGGACCCCACCGGCACGGCACTGCGTCTGACGGCCCTCCTGGACGGACTCGCCGTGCAGCTGACGTCGTACCGCGGCGCGGTGTCACGCGCGCGTGCCCAGGAGTGGGTGGACGAGGCGCTCGCCCGTGAACTGGGGCTGGAGCGGGAGGCGTTGACGGCGTCGGTGCGGTGA